A DNA window from Comamonas fluminis contains the following coding sequences:
- a CDS encoding tetratricopeptide repeat protein has translation MPTGILRKSAATLGAALGLSAQAVSPSAGSATGFEARFAPLYATVFTEGASFSGKAMSADLQALEPLVKKSGVAASNVFRLFYTEASVYGRRGMPAEAAKAAQAALVAMPQVSDPQWAYAHFFLRYSSIRWLADSEQYEAALKLVRSFQSQYPLPQIERLPVEMRWDDSHPIPQARDFPSQLQILGVYEDEGYVLHEQGKYREARLANERLLPVSRQRLKALGKMERMRGLLTNIAQNCYELGEFDQARAYLQERLQIALNEQDHATVYDCYFQLMVLAHEQKQAQQALQWLTRYEQYALAQNDSQQQARAKELLAELGQRNTGHR, from the coding sequence ATGCCTACAGGCATACTCCGCAAAAGCGCAGCCACCCTGGGTGCTGCGCTGGGACTGAGCGCGCAAGCGGTCAGCCCCAGCGCAGGCTCCGCAACAGGTTTTGAAGCCCGCTTTGCACCGCTGTATGCCACGGTCTTTACCGAAGGTGCCAGCTTCAGCGGCAAGGCCATGAGCGCTGATCTGCAGGCGCTGGAACCCTTGGTGAAAAAGTCGGGAGTTGCTGCAAGCAATGTTTTCCGGCTGTTCTACACCGAAGCCAGCGTCTATGGCCGCCGCGGCATGCCTGCAGAAGCCGCCAAGGCCGCTCAGGCAGCGCTGGTGGCCATGCCGCAGGTCAGCGACCCGCAGTGGGCTTACGCTCATTTCTTTCTGCGCTACTCCAGCATCCGCTGGCTTGCAGACTCAGAGCAATACGAAGCGGCCCTCAAACTGGTACGCAGCTTTCAGTCCCAGTACCCATTGCCGCAGATTGAGCGACTGCCCGTAGAAATGCGCTGGGATGACAGCCACCCCATACCGCAGGCCCGCGACTTTCCCTCGCAATTGCAAATCCTCGGCGTGTACGAAGATGAAGGCTATGTTCTGCATGAGCAAGGAAAGTACCGCGAAGCCCGTCTGGCCAATGAACGCCTGCTGCCTGTTTCACGCCAGCGTCTCAAAGCGCTGGGCAAGATGGAACGGATGCGTGGTTTGCTCACCAATATTGCGCAGAATTGCTATGAGCTGGGCGAGTTCGACCAAGCCAGAGCTTATCTGCAGGAGCGCCTGCAAATTGCCCTGAACGAGCAAGATCACGCTACGGTGTATGACTGCTATTTTCAACTCATGGTGCTTGCCCATGAACAAAAGCAGGCACAGCAAGCCCTCCAATGGCTGACCCGCTATGAGCAATACGCGCTAGCCCAGAACGACAGCCAGCAACAGGCCCGAGCCAAGGAGTTGCTGGCAGAACTGGGCCAGCGAAACACGGGACACCGCTGA
- a CDS encoding tyrosine-type recombinase/integrase, whose product MTLYKRKDSGFWWVKLPAIKGELKPFYHSTGTANKRQAQKLHDKLKTERWEQDQLGVKPRKTWDEAAERFLAETTHKRTQAWDKSMLRWFHPYLGGKALDQINRALLDEVKAKRSKGVAPATVNRYMALVRAILRRACNEWEWLDRVPKVGMLRDKGGRIRALTQEEFERLLVQLPEHLRDMAVFSVATGLRQGNVTKLQWRQISLERRHLWVAAEDHKNGRAHAVPLNEAAMQVLQKRQGDHPTHVFTYEGNPIVQVNTKAWRAALKRAGIEDFRWHDLRHTFATWHRQAGTPTHELQRLGGWKTLEMVERYAHVAPEGLQIAASRLDNLFAVTK is encoded by the coding sequence ATGACCCTCTACAAACGCAAGGATTCGGGCTTCTGGTGGGTCAAACTGCCTGCGATAAAAGGTGAACTGAAACCCTTCTATCACAGCACTGGAACGGCTAATAAACGACAAGCGCAGAAGCTGCATGACAAGCTCAAGACGGAGCGCTGGGAGCAAGACCAGCTCGGCGTTAAGCCGCGCAAAACTTGGGACGAAGCTGCCGAGCGTTTTCTGGCTGAGACGACGCATAAGCGCACACAGGCATGGGACAAATCCATGCTGCGTTGGTTCCACCCGTATCTAGGGGGGAAAGCCTTGGACCAGATCAACCGGGCATTACTGGACGAGGTGAAGGCCAAGCGATCCAAGGGCGTTGCGCCGGCTACGGTCAATCGCTACATGGCTCTGGTGCGCGCCATCTTGCGTAGGGCCTGTAATGAATGGGAATGGCTGGATCGTGTGCCCAAGGTAGGCATGCTGCGCGACAAGGGCGGGCGTATTCGTGCGCTGACGCAAGAGGAGTTTGAGCGGCTGCTGGTGCAGTTGCCTGAGCATCTGCGCGATATGGCGGTGTTCTCGGTGGCGACGGGTCTACGCCAAGGCAACGTGACAAAGTTGCAATGGCGGCAGATCAGCTTGGAACGGCGGCATCTATGGGTTGCGGCGGAAGATCACAAGAACGGCAGGGCTCACGCTGTGCCACTGAATGAGGCTGCGATGCAGGTTTTGCAAAAGCGCCAAGGGGATCATCCGACCCATGTTTTCACGTACGAAGGCAATCCCATCGTGCAAGTGAATACCAAGGCATGGCGGGCGGCGCTTAAACGCGCTGGCATTGAGGACTTTCGGTGGCACGACCTGAGACACACCTTCGCCACATGGCACCGGCAAGCGGGTACGCCTACCCACGAGCTACAGCGTTTGGGTGGTTGGAAAACGCTTGAGATGGTTGAGCGTTACGCGCACGTTGCGCCAGAGGGCTTGCAGATTGCAGCCTCTCGCCTCGATAATTTGTTCGCGGTTACGAAATAG
- a CDS encoding bile acid:sodium symporter family protein — translation MSRPRFLPDNFTLALLAVLVLASVLPASGQFAHYVELVTTGIVSLLFFLHGAKLSRQAILAGIGHWKLHLWIFIATFVMFPILGLALRPILSPLVTTDMYIGVLFLCTLPATVQSAIAFTSMARGNVPAAVCSASASTLLGILVTPILVSLVLNKTAEGGDALQAIGKISAQLLLPFILGHLMRPLIGSFLQRRASIIKLVDQGSILFVVYAAFSAAVISGLWKQTPLPSLLGLIVLCCILLAVVLTLTTWGARRLGFNKEDEITLVFCGSKKSMVSGIPMANVLFPAASVGAIVLPLMLFHQIQLMVCAVLAQRYAQRQEAIEDETAATAH, via the coding sequence ATGTCCCGCCCACGATTTCTTCCCGATAACTTCACTCTTGCGCTGCTTGCCGTCCTGGTACTGGCCAGCGTTCTGCCTGCATCTGGCCAGTTTGCACACTATGTGGAACTGGTGACCACCGGCATCGTCAGCCTGCTGTTTTTCCTGCATGGGGCCAAGCTCTCACGCCAGGCGATCCTGGCGGGCATTGGCCACTGGAAGCTGCACCTGTGGATTTTTATCGCCACCTTTGTAATGTTCCCCATCCTGGGTCTGGCACTGCGCCCTATCCTTTCGCCACTGGTCACGACGGACATGTATATCGGCGTGCTCTTTTTGTGCACACTGCCTGCCACCGTTCAGTCGGCCATTGCCTTTACCTCGATGGCGCGCGGCAACGTGCCGGCGGCCGTGTGCAGCGCATCGGCTTCCACGCTGCTGGGTATTCTGGTCACGCCAATTCTGGTGAGTCTGGTGCTCAACAAGACGGCGGAAGGTGGCGACGCCCTGCAGGCCATTGGCAAGATTTCGGCTCAGCTGCTGCTGCCTTTCATCCTCGGCCACCTGATGCGCCCTTTGATTGGCAGCTTTTTGCAGCGCCGCGCCTCCATCATCAAGCTGGTGGACCAGGGCTCCATTCTGTTCGTGGTCTATGCCGCGTTCAGCGCTGCCGTCATCAGCGGCTTGTGGAAGCAGACGCCGCTGCCCTCGCTACTGGGCCTGATTGTGCTGTGCTGCATTTTGCTGGCCGTGGTGCTGACACTGACAACCTGGGGCGCTCGCCGTCTGGGCTTCAACAAGGAAGACGAGATCACGCTGGTGTTCTGCGGCTCCAAGAAAAGCATGGTCAGCGGCATTCCCATGGCCAATGTGCTGTTCCCTGCTGCATCGGTAGGCGCCATCGTGCTGCCGCTGATGCTGTTCCACCAGATTCAGCTCATGGTCTGCGCCGTGCTGGCCCAGCGCTACGCCCAAAGACAAGAAGCCATCGAGGATGAAACCGCGGCCACCGCTCACTGA
- a CDS encoding replication initiation factor domain-containing protein: protein MSFSEIPDSPSDVGGVPQAGHVHAARACDTPPAPRVVTTGRKNSTSQPHYVGVDLETGEPVELLANSRGYEVTRHMVPVEPAREGIALIDALAFSIVPPDEQSYAWVMQEMSAFIEVGTVEHRKGLFGFRFSARFGDGAGVIAWGGESQRGRVYFSLMGKGCSMVTRWAELAAWLEQHRATIKRTDLAYDDFQGQLISIAWAIQQYQSDGFNAGGRKPIHACYGDWLDGDASAKGRTLGIGNRASGKYARIYEKGKQLGEACSPWTRIEVEWRAEDRFIPYDILTRPSHYLAGSYPCLSFLSEEQSVIKTVTKAAQIAFDAACDNAKQHCGKLINLMMQVMQGDYAAVVDKLIRPGIPTRIDPYSYHVKRDPAMLDWELRGGVA, encoded by the coding sequence ATGTCTTTTTCTGAAATTCCTGATTCGCCGAGCGACGTTGGCGGTGTGCCGCAGGCCGGGCACGTCCACGCTGCACGTGCCTGCGACACACCGCCTGCGCCCCGTGTAGTAACCACGGGGAGAAAGAACAGCACAAGCCAACCTCACTACGTGGGGGTTGATTTGGAAACCGGGGAACCGGTTGAGTTGCTCGCAAACTCGCGAGGCTACGAAGTCACACGGCACATGGTGCCGGTAGAGCCAGCTCGTGAAGGCATCGCATTGATTGATGCGCTGGCGTTTTCTATCGTTCCTCCTGATGAACAGTCCTACGCTTGGGTGATGCAGGAAATGTCTGCCTTCATTGAGGTGGGCACTGTTGAGCATCGCAAAGGCTTGTTCGGTTTTCGCTTTTCTGCACGCTTCGGCGATGGTGCTGGGGTCATCGCATGGGGTGGCGAGAGTCAGCGTGGCCGGGTGTATTTCAGCCTTATGGGCAAGGGTTGCTCGATGGTGACGCGATGGGCTGAACTGGCTGCATGGCTTGAGCAGCACAGGGCCACCATCAAGCGCACAGACCTCGCTTATGACGACTTCCAAGGCCAGTTGATTTCGATTGCTTGGGCGATCCAGCAGTACCAGAGCGACGGATTCAACGCAGGTGGTCGCAAGCCCATTCATGCCTGTTATGGGGACTGGCTGGACGGCGATGCATCGGCCAAGGGGCGCACGCTTGGTATTGGCAATCGTGCTAGCGGCAAGTACGCACGCATCTACGAAAAGGGCAAGCAGCTTGGCGAAGCATGCAGCCCTTGGACGCGCATTGAGGTTGAGTGGCGTGCAGAAGATCGGTTCATTCCCTATGACATCCTTACTCGTCCTAGCCACTATCTTGCTGGCTCTTACCCTTGCCTGTCGTTCTTGAGTGAAGAGCAGTCCGTTATCAAGACGGTGACTAAGGCCGCGCAGATCGCATTTGATGCGGCCTGCGACAACGCTAAACAGCATTGCGGCAAGCTGATCAACCTGATGATGCAAGTGATGCAGGGCGACTACGCTGCGGTGGTGGATAAGCTGATTCGTCCTGGCATACCAACACGCATCGACCCATACAGCTACCACGTCAAGCGCGATCCGGCCATGCTTGATTGGGAGCTGAGAGGGGGTGTCGCATGA
- a CDS encoding DUF4105 domain-containing protein: MAVLLMLLLCGLALWVWGSGALWFQGPAHPTIRWALVGIWTAWMIGSLIAYWTSRRPAMLMACWFLSFVALLVWWQQIKPSDTRNWAADVGEHVEVQAVKGPGQLVKLNNVRNFRWRSDEDFDARWEQRSYDLSRLERVDVALSYWMGPAIAHTLVSFGFSDGQHLVYSIEIRKERGEQFDALAGFFKQYEMVLVAADERDILGVRTNVRGETVHLYQVNMPQQAMRELFMAYAHQADELIEQPRFYNTLTANCTTIVWQLARSIGAQLPMDWRMMASGYLPSYLKGFGVLAPQATLESLEQAGNITERAKAWVPPAGSSDSKASVDFSKAIRLGMPPLN, from the coding sequence ATGGCAGTGCTGCTTATGTTGCTGCTTTGCGGGCTCGCCCTCTGGGTCTGGGGCAGTGGAGCGCTCTGGTTCCAGGGCCCTGCACATCCCACTATCCGCTGGGCGCTGGTAGGCATCTGGACGGCATGGATGATTGGCAGCCTGATCGCCTACTGGACCAGCAGACGCCCAGCCATGCTCATGGCCTGCTGGTTTCTGAGCTTTGTGGCACTGCTGGTGTGGTGGCAACAGATCAAGCCCAGCGACACACGCAACTGGGCAGCAGATGTGGGTGAGCATGTGGAGGTGCAGGCGGTCAAAGGACCGGGCCAGCTGGTCAAACTGAACAATGTGCGCAACTTCCGCTGGCGCAGCGACGAAGACTTTGATGCCCGCTGGGAGCAGCGCAGCTATGACCTGAGCCGACTGGAGCGCGTGGATGTGGCTCTGTCTTACTGGATGGGCCCGGCCATCGCCCACACCCTAGTGTCGTTTGGATTCTCGGACGGCCAGCATCTGGTCTACTCCATCGAAATCCGCAAAGAACGTGGCGAGCAGTTTGATGCACTGGCGGGCTTCTTCAAACAGTACGAAATGGTGCTGGTGGCCGCCGATGAGCGCGACATTCTGGGCGTGCGCACCAATGTTCGCGGGGAAACCGTTCACCTCTATCAGGTGAACATGCCTCAGCAAGCCATGCGTGAACTGTTCATGGCCTACGCCCACCAGGCCGATGAACTGATCGAACAACCACGCTTTTACAACACCTTGACGGCCAACTGCACCACCATCGTCTGGCAACTGGCTCGCAGCATTGGCGCGCAGTTACCCATGGACTGGCGCATGATGGCTTCAGGCTACCTGCCCAGCTACCTCAAAGGCTTTGGCGTGCTGGCTCCTCAAGCCACGCTGGAGTCTCTTGAACAAGCCGGCAATATCACCGAACGCGCCAAGGCATGGGTGCCGCCAGCAGGCAGTTCAGACAGCAAGGCCAGCGTGGACTTCTCCAAAGCCATACGCCTGGGCATGCCGCCCCTGAACTGA
- a CDS encoding 3-hydroxyacyl-CoA dehydrogenase NAD-binding domain-containing protein — protein MTSELAASVVELTQDADVLLVTVNNPPVNALGAAVRQGLVAAMEQADATASVKAVVIVGAGKAFIAGADIREFGKPPVEPFLPDVCNRIEACSKLVVAVVHGPALGGGLEIAMSAHYRLALPGAKVGLPEVSLGLIPGAGGTQRAPRLMGVKAATELMLSGQPMNAKAAQAAGLVDKLEEGSDPVTAGLAYARELLAQGGPLRRTSADQNRLLDKTAALADLDALRADTAKKSRGLFSPMKIIDCVQAAVELPFAEGLKFERTQFLACIDSPQRQGLIHAFFAEKETAKIPEAKAAAPRHFAKIAVIGGGTMGAGITVSALDAGLAVTMVERDAESIARGQANVEKVYNGLIAKGRMSEEAKAAIMARYTPSTRYDDIADVDLVIEAVFEELEVKKAVFKELDRVCKPGAVLATNTSYLDIDAIAAVTSRPQDVIGLHFFSPANIMKLLEIVVPAKVAPDVVTTAFELAKKMKKVPVRAGVCDGFIGNRILATYKQAADYLMEDGASPYEIDEAVRGFGFAMGPFQVTDLAGGDIGWATRKRRAAKALESGAPKARYVEIADRICENGWFGQKTGRGFYLYPQGARIGQPDPEVLAIVDAERAKKGVMPRKFTAEEIMRRYMAAMVNEGAKVVGEGIALRPLDVDVTFISGYGFPRYRGGPMKWADMQGLDKVLADIEAFAKEDALFWKPAPLLQKLVAEGKNFESLNK, from the coding sequence ATGACTTCTGAATTGGCCGCTTCCGTTGTCGAACTCACGCAGGACGCAGATGTTCTGCTGGTTACCGTCAACAATCCGCCCGTCAATGCGCTGGGCGCTGCGGTTCGGCAGGGATTGGTTGCGGCGATGGAGCAGGCCGATGCAACGGCGTCCGTCAAGGCGGTGGTGATTGTGGGTGCAGGCAAGGCCTTTATTGCTGGCGCTGATATCCGCGAATTCGGCAAGCCGCCTGTCGAGCCTTTTCTGCCGGATGTTTGCAACCGCATTGAGGCCTGCAGCAAGCTGGTGGTGGCCGTGGTTCATGGCCCGGCGCTGGGCGGTGGTCTGGAAATTGCCATGTCGGCCCATTACCGCCTGGCTTTGCCTGGTGCCAAGGTGGGCCTGCCTGAAGTCTCTCTGGGCCTGATTCCCGGTGCAGGCGGCACCCAGCGTGCGCCGCGCCTGATGGGTGTGAAGGCTGCAACCGAATTGATGCTTAGTGGCCAACCCATGAATGCCAAGGCCGCGCAGGCTGCGGGTCTGGTGGATAAGCTGGAAGAGGGCAGTGACCCTGTGACGGCAGGGTTGGCCTATGCACGTGAGTTGCTGGCGCAGGGCGGGCCACTGCGCCGAACCAGCGCTGACCAGAACCGTCTGCTGGACAAAACTGCAGCACTTGCCGATCTTGATGCTTTGCGTGCCGATACGGCCAAGAAATCGCGTGGTTTGTTCTCGCCCATGAAGATCATTGACTGCGTGCAAGCTGCGGTAGAGCTGCCTTTTGCGGAAGGACTGAAGTTTGAACGCACCCAGTTTCTGGCTTGTATTGACAGCCCGCAGCGTCAGGGCTTGATTCACGCCTTCTTTGCGGAAAAAGAAACTGCCAAGATCCCCGAAGCCAAGGCTGCGGCGCCGCGCCACTTTGCCAAGATTGCCGTCATCGGCGGCGGCACTATGGGGGCGGGCATCACCGTTTCGGCACTCGATGCAGGTCTGGCGGTAACCATGGTTGAGCGCGATGCCGAATCCATCGCCCGTGGACAGGCCAATGTGGAGAAGGTCTATAACGGCCTGATCGCCAAGGGCCGCATGAGCGAAGAGGCCAAGGCCGCCATCATGGCGCGCTACACACCCAGCACTCGGTACGACGATATTGCTGATGTGGATCTGGTGATCGAGGCGGTTTTCGAAGAACTGGAAGTGAAGAAGGCCGTGTTCAAGGAGCTGGACCGCGTCTGCAAACCCGGCGCCGTGCTGGCCACCAACACCTCGTATCTGGACATCGATGCGATTGCCGCCGTCACCAGTCGCCCGCAGGATGTGATCGGCCTGCACTTCTTCAGCCCGGCCAACATCATGAAGCTGCTGGAGATCGTCGTACCCGCCAAGGTCGCGCCCGATGTGGTGACCACGGCCTTTGAGCTGGCCAAGAAGATGAAGAAGGTGCCAGTGCGCGCAGGCGTGTGCGATGGCTTTATTGGTAACCGCATCCTGGCCACCTACAAGCAGGCAGCCGACTACTTGATGGAAGATGGAGCCAGCCCCTACGAAATCGACGAAGCCGTGCGCGGCTTTGGCTTTGCCATGGGGCCCTTCCAGGTCACCGATCTAGCCGGAGGCGATATTGGCTGGGCTACACGCAAACGCCGCGCTGCAAAGGCTTTGGAATCGGGCGCCCCCAAGGCTCGTTACGTGGAAATTGCTGACCGCATCTGTGAAAACGGCTGGTTCGGCCAGAAAACGGGCCGGGGCTTTTATCTCTACCCGCAAGGTGCGCGCATTGGTCAGCCTGACCCCGAAGTGCTGGCCATTGTGGATGCCGAGCGTGCCAAGAAGGGCGTGATGCCGCGCAAATTCACTGCCGAAGAAATCATGCGCCGCTACATGGCCGCCATGGTCAACGAAGGCGCCAAGGTGGTGGGCGAGGGCATTGCGCTGCGCCCGCTGGATGTGGACGTGACCTTTATTTCCGGCTATGGCTTCCCACGCTACCGCGGTGGCCCCATGAAGTGGGCCGATATGCAGGGGCTGGACAAAGTGCTGGCCGATATCGAAGCTTTTGCCAAGGAAGACGCGCTGTTCTGGAAGCCCGCGCCGCTGCTGCAAAAGCTGGTGGCGGAAGGCAAGAACTTCGAGAGTCTGAACAAGTAA
- a CDS encoding LysR family transcriptional regulator yields MNVSLRQLRAFVAVATSQSFSRAADALALTQPAVSRNVTELEQALGLQLLYRTTREVEPTEAGRLLLGNVQRVLEDLDACLQEVQGLATQGRGRVKVASSPTLSAHLLPQCIARAKQQSPGVNIQLLDRIQSDVLLSVRSGEVDFGVVIDPSEKQDLHAQTILTEPFCLVCLSSDQLARKKEVHWAELAGQPLVLLDHASGSRRLIDAALQAHGALASVVQDVGHTTTIYSMVEQGLGLSVVPQLAIPADWRSRPASSVRKTGAELVSRRLVPQVQRGIMLVRRQQRELSPVAHGVWDLIANEALQRLKT; encoded by the coding sequence ATGAATGTCAGCCTGCGACAACTCAGAGCCTTTGTGGCCGTGGCCACCAGCCAGAGCTTTAGCCGTGCGGCGGATGCACTGGCGCTGACCCAGCCTGCCGTCAGCCGCAATGTGACTGAGCTGGAACAGGCGCTGGGTCTGCAGCTGCTTTATCGCACTACGCGTGAGGTAGAGCCGACCGAGGCCGGGCGCCTGCTGCTGGGCAATGTCCAGCGCGTTCTGGAAGATCTGGATGCCTGCCTGCAGGAGGTGCAGGGTCTGGCCACGCAGGGCAGGGGGCGTGTAAAAGTGGCGAGCAGCCCCACGCTGTCGGCCCACTTGCTGCCGCAGTGCATTGCGCGGGCCAAGCAGCAGTCACCGGGCGTGAATATCCAGTTGCTAGACCGTATTCAAAGCGATGTGCTGCTGAGTGTGCGCAGCGGTGAAGTGGATTTTGGCGTGGTCATTGACCCCTCGGAAAAACAGGATCTTCATGCGCAGACGATTCTGACCGAGCCTTTCTGCCTGGTTTGCCTCTCCAGCGACCAACTGGCGCGTAAGAAAGAAGTGCACTGGGCAGAGCTGGCAGGCCAGCCGCTGGTGTTGCTTGACCATGCATCTGGCAGCCGACGCCTGATCGATGCTGCATTGCAGGCCCATGGAGCCCTTGCCTCAGTCGTGCAGGATGTGGGGCACACGACAACGATTTACAGCATGGTCGAGCAAGGGCTGGGCTTGAGCGTTGTGCCGCAACTGGCGATCCCCGCAGACTGGCGATCGCGACCGGCAAGCTCTGTGCGCAAAACAGGTGCTGAGCTGGTCAGTCGCAGGTTGGTGCCGCAAGTGCAGCGCGGCATCATGCTGGTGCGCCGCCAGCAGCGTGAGCTGTCACCGGTGGCGCATGGCGTCTGGGATTTGATTGCGAATGAGGCCCTGCAGCGGCTGAAAACCTAG
- the infA gene encoding translation initiation factor IF-1, translating to MAKEELIEMQGRVDEVLPDARFRVTLDNGHQLIAYSGGKMRKHRIRVLAGDKVTLEMSPYDLNKGRLTFRHIERSGSGGGQPPQQRRH from the coding sequence TTGGCAAAAGAAGAACTGATTGAAATGCAAGGCCGAGTGGATGAAGTTTTGCCTGACGCCCGTTTTCGCGTCACTCTGGATAACGGCCACCAGTTGATCGCTTACTCCGGCGGCAAGATGCGCAAGCACCGCATCCGCGTTCTGGCTGGCGACAAGGTCACTCTGGAAATGTCCCCCTATGACCTGAACAAGGGTCGTCTGACCTTCCGTCACATTGAGCGCTCGGGCTCCGGCGGTGGCCAGCCCCCTCAGCAGCGTCGCCACTAA
- a CDS encoding class 1 fructose-bisphosphatase: MKKNISLTRYLVEQQRVDGLIPGQLRLLLEVVARACKRISFAVNKGELGDVMGTAGSENVQGEVQKKLDIIANETLIEANEWGGHLAAMASEEMEGIYVVPNRYPQGEYLLMFDPLDGSSNIDINMSIGTIFSVLKKPEGHPGVHDTDFFQPGTQQVAAGYCIYGPQTTLVLTVGDGVAMFTLDREQGSFLLVEENVRIPDDTKEFAINMSNMRHWDEPVKRYVDEVLAGKEGPRGKDFNMRWVAAMVADVHRILCRGGIFMYPWDKREPQKPGKLRLMYEANPMSWLVEQAGGMATNGRQRILDIQPTQLHERVSVVLGSKNEVERVTQYHLEADKKAL; encoded by the coding sequence ATGAAAAAAAATATCAGCCTGACCCGCTATCTGGTCGAGCAGCAACGCGTTGACGGCCTCATCCCCGGCCAGTTGCGTCTGCTGCTGGAAGTCGTCGCCCGCGCCTGCAAGCGCATCAGCTTTGCCGTGAACAAGGGCGAGTTGGGTGATGTCATGGGCACCGCTGGCAGCGAAAACGTGCAAGGCGAAGTGCAGAAGAAGCTGGACATCATCGCCAACGAAACCCTGATCGAAGCCAACGAATGGGGCGGCCACCTGGCAGCCATGGCGTCGGAAGAAATGGAAGGCATCTACGTGGTGCCCAACCGTTACCCCCAGGGCGAATACCTGCTGATGTTCGACCCACTGGACGGCTCCTCCAACATCGACATCAATATGTCGATCGGCACCATCTTCAGCGTGCTCAAGAAGCCCGAGGGTCACCCCGGCGTGCACGATACCGACTTCTTCCAGCCCGGCACCCAGCAAGTGGCCGCCGGCTACTGCATCTACGGCCCCCAGACCACTCTGGTGCTGACCGTGGGCGATGGCGTGGCCATGTTCACTCTGGACCGCGAGCAAGGCTCCTTCCTGTTGGTGGAAGAAAACGTCCGCATTCCTGACGACACCAAGGAATTCGCCATCAATATGTCGAACATGCGTCACTGGGACGAGCCCGTGAAGCGCTATGTGGACGAAGTGCTGGCCGGCAAGGAAGGCCCACGCGGCAAGGACTTCAACATGCGCTGGGTGGCAGCCATGGTGGCCGACGTACACCGCATCCTGTGCCGCGGCGGCATCTTCATGTACCCCTGGGACAAGCGCGAGCCACAAAAGCCCGGCAAGCTGCGTCTGATGTACGAAGCCAACCCCATGAGCTGGCTGGTCGAACAAGCCGGCGGCATGGCCACCAACGGCCGCCAGCGCATTCTGGACATACAGCCCACCCAGCTGCACGAGCGCGTGAGCGTGGTGCTGGGCTCCAAGAACGAAGTGGAACGCGTGACCCAGTACCACCTCGAAGCTGACAAAAAAGCGCTATAA